A region of Nitrosomonas stercoris DNA encodes the following proteins:
- a CDS encoding denitrification regulatory protein NirQ yields MTDLPFYVPVDHECELFTTAFQQRLPLLLKGPTGCGKTRFVTHMAARLQRPLFTISCHDDLTAADLTGRYLIKGGETVWADGPLTRAVREGGICYLDEVVEARKDVTVVLHPLTDDRRMLPLERTNETLQAPDNFMLVVSYNPGYQNILKALKPSTRQRFIALSFDFPPPETELEIIANESGLARERCTALVNLATQLRRLKETDLEENVSTRLLVYCATLMAAGLDPLQAAQAALVEPLSDEPEVQQGLFELIRATFG; encoded by the coding sequence ATGACAGATTTGCCATTTTATGTTCCGGTTGATCACGAATGTGAGTTGTTTACCACCGCCTTTCAGCAACGTTTGCCATTGTTGCTGAAAGGCCCAACCGGTTGCGGCAAAACCCGCTTTGTCACCCACATGGCCGCTCGACTGCAGCGGCCGCTCTTCACCATCTCTTGCCATGATGATTTAACAGCAGCCGATCTGACTGGCCGTTATCTAATCAAAGGGGGAGAAACAGTGTGGGCGGATGGTCCTCTCACTCGCGCTGTTCGCGAAGGCGGCATTTGCTATTTGGATGAAGTCGTGGAAGCGCGCAAAGATGTCACGGTGGTGCTGCATCCACTGACGGATGATCGGCGCATGCTGCCGCTAGAGCGCACCAATGAAACATTACAGGCGCCAGATAACTTCATGCTGGTTGTTTCCTACAATCCCGGTTATCAGAATATTTTGAAAGCGCTTAAGCCCAGCACAAGACAACGCTTCATTGCGCTATCGTTTGATTTTCCGCCACCAGAAACCGAGCTGGAAATCATCGCCAATGAAAGCGGGCTGGCGCGAGAGCGTTGTACTGCGTTGGTCAATCTGGCAACACAATTGCGTCGTCTCAAGGAAACTGACCTGGAAGAAAATGTTTCCACTCGATTGCTGGTGTACTGCGCCACACTGATGGCTGCCGGACTGGATCCTTTGCAGGCCGCACAAGCTGCATTAGTTGAACCACTCAGTGATGAACCAGAAGTACAACAAGGATTGTTTGAACTCATACGCGCCACATTCGGTTAA
- a CDS encoding nitric oxide reductase subunit B codes for MKYVTQKLAYPYFIAALALFAAQVIVGVLAGTVYTLPNFLADSLPFHIIRMIHTNALIIWLLLGYFGAAYFLIPEESEREIHSPKIAWLQLFIFVFAALGAVVSYLMGIHEGREFLEQPLWVKILLVVAFLLFLYNVSMTVLKGRKTAVSTVLLLGMWSAALLFLFAFYNPDNLALDKMYWWYVIHIWVEGVWELIMASMLAFLLIKMTGVDREVIEKWLYVIVGLALFSGLLGTGHHYYWIGTPGYWQWIGSLFSILEVLPFFAMVLWCFHMVYRSGRNHPNKAAMLWSLGCPVMAFFGAGVWGLMHSFSSINFYSHGTQITAAHGHMAFYGAYVMLNLAFFTYALPQLRNVQPYNQILNMWSFWVMTASMAFMTFTLTFAGVLQTHLQRVVGMGYMEIQQQLDLFYWMRLLSGVVFVIGAILYIYATLGPIKNQITASTNLQPAGK; via the coding sequence ATGAAGTATGTAACTCAAAAGTTAGCTTATCCCTATTTTATTGCGGCATTGGCACTATTCGCCGCGCAAGTCATCGTTGGTGTACTGGCTGGCACTGTCTATACGTTGCCTAATTTTCTGGCTGACAGCCTGCCGTTTCACATCATTCGCATGATTCACACCAACGCGCTGATCATCTGGCTGCTGCTGGGTTATTTTGGCGCCGCCTATTTCCTCATTCCGGAAGAAAGTGAACGCGAGATTCACAGCCCTAAAATTGCCTGGTTACAATTATTTATCTTCGTTTTTGCAGCATTAGGTGCGGTGGTGAGTTATCTCATGGGCATACACGAAGGGCGAGAATTTCTGGAGCAGCCGCTATGGGTCAAAATATTACTGGTTGTCGCGTTTCTGCTGTTTCTGTACAACGTTTCCATGACAGTGCTCAAAGGGCGGAAAACGGCTGTCTCCACAGTGCTGCTACTAGGCATGTGGAGTGCAGCGCTTTTGTTTCTGTTTGCTTTCTATAATCCGGATAACCTCGCGCTCGACAAAATGTACTGGTGGTATGTGATACATATCTGGGTAGAAGGTGTCTGGGAATTGATCATGGCATCCATGCTTGCTTTCCTGCTGATTAAAATGACGGGGGTGGATCGCGAAGTCATTGAAAAATGGCTGTATGTCATTGTCGGCTTAGCATTGTTCAGCGGTCTGCTGGGTACTGGCCACCATTATTACTGGATTGGCACGCCTGGCTATTGGCAATGGATCGGCAGCTTGTTCTCGATTCTGGAAGTTTTGCCGTTTTTTGCGATGGTATTGTGGTGTTTTCACATGGTGTATCGCAGCGGGCGCAATCATCCTAACAAAGCTGCCATGCTTTGGAGTTTAGGTTGTCCAGTCATGGCTTTTTTTGGCGCTGGCGTCTGGGGCTTAATGCATAGTTTCTCATCCATAAACTTTTACAGTCACGGCACACAAATTACTGCTGCCCACGGACACATGGCATTTTATGGTGCTTACGTGATGCTCAATCTGGCTTTCTTCACCTATGCTCTGCCGCAATTGCGCAATGTGCAGCCGTATAACCAGATTCTCAATATGTGGAGCTTCTGGGTGATGACGGCTTCCATGGCATTCATGACCTTCACTCTGACCTTTGCTGGTGTGCTGCAAACCCACCTGCAACGCGTAGTGGGCATGGGTTACATGGAAATTCAGCAGCAACTCGATTTATTTTATTGGATGCGGTTACTATCTGGTGTGGTATTCGTGATTGGCGCAATTTTATATATTTACGCTACGCTTGGGCCGATCAAAAACCAAATCACTGCATCCACAAACTTGCAGCCAGCTGGTAAATAA